A stretch of Parvimonas micra DNA encodes these proteins:
- a CDS encoding RluA family pseudouridine synthase has translation MRDIEVNNNDSGQRIDRFLKKYLNNASTSMIQKFLRTKKIKVNRKKVDSSYILALNDVINIFIYEEELEKLIISKSKKYSYSKKLDIIYEDENIIVMNKPKNLLSHASSKEDYGNNLVDFMIGYLLEKGDYNPRAEKTFVPAIINRLDRNTSGLVVGAKNSKALRELNKIKEKSIEKYYKTIVSGKVKKNFVINEKLEKDEEKNKSSISGNGKESITEVYVEQNNDDFSLLKIKLITGRTHQIRSHLSSKGFCIIGDIKYGNAKVNKFFRDNFDLRSQFLHAETMIFKNITGDLSYLNNKEFFAPMDNLYKNIIRKIF, from the coding sequence ATGAGAGATATTGAAGTTAATAATAATGATTCCGGACAAAGAATTGATAGATTTTTAAAAAAATATTTGAATAATGCGAGTACTTCTATGATTCAAAAATTTTTGAGAACAAAAAAGATAAAAGTTAATAGAAAAAAAGTTGATTCAAGTTATATTTTAGCCTTAAATGATGTAATTAATATTTTTATTTATGAGGAAGAACTTGAAAAACTGATAATTTCGAAATCAAAAAAATATTCTTATTCAAAAAAACTAGATATTATTTATGAAGATGAAAATATTATTGTTATGAATAAACCTAAAAATTTATTGTCCCATGCATCATCTAAAGAAGATTATGGAAATAATTTGGTGGATTTTATGATTGGATATTTGCTTGAAAAGGGAGATTATAATCCAAGAGCTGAAAAGACTTTTGTTCCTGCGATTATCAACAGACTAGATAGGAATACTTCAGGTCTTGTTGTAGGAGCTAAAAATTCTAAAGCCCTAAGAGAGTTAAATAAAATAAAGGAAAAATCTATTGAAAAGTATTATAAAACCATAGTAAGTGGAAAGGTCAAAAAAAATTTTGTAATTAATGAAAAGCTTGAAAAAGATGAAGAAAAAAACAAATCCTCAATTTCTGGAAATGGGAAAGAATCTATAACAGAAGTTTATGTAGAACAAAATAATGATGATTTTAGTCTGCTTAAAATAAAGCTTATTACTGGAAGAACACACCAGATTAGAAGTCATTTAAGTAGTAAGGGATTTTGTATTATTGGTGATATTAAATATGGAAATGCAAAAGTTAATAAGTTTTTTAGAGATAATTTTGATTTAAGAAGTCAATTTTTACATGCGGAAACGATGATTTTTAAAAATATTACTGGAGATTTAAGTTATCTTAACAATAAAGAATTTTTTGCTCCAATGGATAATCTTTATAAAAATATAATTCGAAAAATATTTTGA
- a CDS encoding CC/Se motif family (seleno)protein — protein sequence MKIIIDEKAKKFLNSKNNSVITVDVKGCSSUSGTVFKPMASLGRPLDVEKYTLENVDGIDVYLMNGIKAVNDTVNVSTMSFLFMENLVVNGIIV from the coding sequence ATGAAAATTATAATTGATGAAAAAGCAAAAAAATTTTTGAATAGCAAAAATAACAGTGTTATAACTGTTGATGTTAAAGGTTGTAGTTCCTGAAGTGGTACTGTTTTTAAACCAATGGCTTCATTAGGTAGACCTTTAGATGTAGAAAAATACACATTAGAAAATGTAGATGGAATTGATGTGTATCTTATGAATGGAATTAAAGCAGTTAATGATACTGTTAATGTTTCAACTATGAGTTTTCTTTTTATGGAAAATTTAGTAGTTAATGGAATAATTGTTTAA
- a CDS encoding ASCH domain-containing protein has translation MNYKIKKYWENFCKEKNIPIDTKYEAWSFGNTKEMADELADLVNSGIKTATTGAYDLFEEDEEIPKVGEYNIILDGSGEPKCITITREVYILEYNLISSNHAWLEGEGDRSYEYWKKVHDEYFTEEFKNSGKEFYEQAPMVCEVFEKVY, from the coding sequence ATGAATTATAAAATTAAAAAATATTGGGAAAATTTTTGTAAGGAAAAAAATATTCCTATAGATACAAAATATGAAGCGTGGAGTTTTGGAAACACAAAAGAAATGGCTGATGAATTAGCTGATTTAGTAAATAGTGGAATTAAAACTGCCACAACTGGAGCTTACGATCTTTTCGAAGAAGATGAAGAAATTCCAAAGGTTGGTGAATACAATATTATTTTAGATGGGTCAGGAGAGCCTAAATGTATTACAATAACAAGAGAGGTATATATTTTAGAATATAATTTAATATCATCTAATCATGCTTGGCTTGAAGGTGAAGGTGATAGAAGTTATGAGTATTGGAAAAAAGTTCACGATGAATATTTTACTGAAGAATTTAAAAACTCGGGGAAAGAATTTTATGAACAAGCTCCTATGGTATGTGAAGTATTTGAAAAAGTGTATTAA